From the genome of Pseudoliparis swirei isolate HS2019 ecotype Mariana Trench chromosome 10, NWPU_hadal_v1, whole genome shotgun sequence, one region includes:
- the cerk gene encoding ceramide kinase — translation MEERVRLLSSKLFLKHRQVEVVLSRSVFAWKETERSRTRSSGIISNSAEAAHTVQVGEIVAVLRTRGDDHRDNAETRRSQRKAEPHSALYPHAFTVSYVRRTRRHQWRCSDVTFRSADEKLCERWIRVINEQLALLTDRPKSLLVYINPVGGKQCGKRIYEQKVAPMFRRASISADVIVTERANHARDHLKTEANLDKYDGVVCVGGDGMFSEVLHGLVTRIQTDNGVDQNQPDAELVPCSLRIGIIPAGSTDCICFGTVGTNDPVTSALHIVVGDCQPMDVCSVHHNDVFLRYSVSLLYGFYGDVLADSERTRWLGPARYDLSGVKTFLSHNYYEGTISFLPAKNNMGDPRDKLQCRSGCRVCQHKPSSKDLRWEMSEEKEKSDKDRWSVIRSKFIAINAASMSCACPRSPKGLSPAAHLADGTTDLILVRKCSRLDFLRHLVRHTNKEDQFDHSFVEVHRVRKFRFQPRYHEPDSPEHPIESPKVTGFSPICSAPTTCNSSTCHSSWNCDGEILPGAAIQVSVQCQLIRLFARGIEEQQQCLLENPCTLWPLEPSTH, via the exons ATGGAAGAACGAGTCCGGCTACTGTCTTCGAAGCTTTTCCTGAAGCACAGGCAGGTAGAAGTTGTCCTGAGCCGCAGCGTCTTCGCGTGGAAGGAAACTGAGAGGAGCAGAACACGCAGCTCCGGGATCATCAGCAACAGTGCTGAAGCAG CACACACTGTTCAGGTGGGTGAAATCGTGGCTGTCCTCAGGACCAGAGGCGATGACCACCGAGACAACGcggagaccaggaggagtcaACGAAAGGCGGAGCCGCACTCGGCGCTGTATCCTCATGCATTCACAG TTTCCTACGTTCGAAGAACAAGGCGGCACCAGTGGCGCTGCAGCGACGTCACCTTCCGCTCTGCCGACGAGAAACTCTGCGAGCGGTGGATCCGAGTTATCAATGAGCAACTGGCTCTGCTCA CCGACCGACCGAAGAGCCTTCTGGTGTACATCAATCCCGTCGGGGGAAAGCAGTGCGGGAAGCGCATTTACGAGCAGAAGGTGGCTCCGATGTTTCGCCGCGCTAGCATCTCAGCCGACGTGATTG TTACAGAGCGGGCCAATCATGCCAGGGACCACTTGAAAACCGAGGCCAACTTAGATAAATATGACGG ggtggtgtgtgtgggtggagatgGGATGTTCAGCGAGGTCCTGCACGGGTTGGTCACCAGGATCCAGACGGACAACGGCGTGGACCAGAACCAACCGGATGCCGAgttggtgccgtgttctctacGCATTGGGATCATTCCTGCCG GGTCCACTGATTGTATCTGCTTTGGCACAGTGGGAACCAACGATCCAGTTACCTCTGCTCTACACATCGTTGTGG GGGACTGCCAGCCAATGGACGTGTGTTCAGTCCACCACAATGACGTCTTCCTCAGATACTCCGTCTCGTTGCTTTACGGTTTCTATGGGGACGTGCTGGCAGACAGCGAGAGGACGCGATGGCTGGGTCCTGCTAGATATGACCTGTCGG GCGTAAAAACCTTTCTGAGTCATAACTACTACGAGGGTACGATCTCTTTCCTCCCCGCTAAGAACAACATGGGGGACCCCCGGGATAAGCTCCAGTGTCGATCCGG GTGCCGGGTCTGTCAGCACAAGCCCTCATCAAAAGACCTGCGGTGGGAgatgtcagaggagaaggaaaagtcTGATAAAG ATCGTTGGAGTGTGATCCGGTCAAAGTTTATTGCCATCAACGCGGCCAGTATGAGCTGCGCGTGTCCCCGCAGCCCCAAAGGCCTGTCGCCCGCCGCTCACCTCGCCGACGGCACCACAGACCTCATCCTCGTCAGGAAGTGCTCCCGTCTGGACTTCCTCAGACACCTCGTCCGACACACCAACAAAGAAGACCAG TTTGACCACTCGTTTGTGGAGGTCCACCGGGTGAGGAAGTTTCGTTTCCAGCCGCGGTACCATGAGCCGGATTCACCAGAGCATCCGATCGAGAGTCCAAAGGTGACAGGCTTCAGTCCCATATGCTCGGCTCCAACAACATGCAACTCCAGCACCTGCCACAGCAGCTGGAACTGCGACGGGGAGATCCTGCCTGGCGCTGCCATCCAAGTCAG